Below is a genomic region from Castanea sativa cultivar Marrone di Chiusa Pesio chromosome 2, ASM4071231v1.
TTACCAGGTGATATCTTCTTTTCTCGTCAACACATAGCATTGGCAAAGCAGAAAGATGCCGTACCAAAAACCAATGGCTTTGAAATCCATGATAGCCAAAGCCCTAAATTGGTTTCCCAAAGGGATGCTGCTGCTCATCAACGACTTagagaaaatgtaattttgatcATAATGCCCGGGGTACTTCATCCAGTGCTGGTTTGTCACAAACTATCAACTCTAGCTCTGGTATGAGCGGGAAGAGCAGTGATAAATTTAGCACCAATAGTAGTAAAATGAGTGATACCAGCAGGAGCATGACAAAATTCACAGCCAATAGAAGGAAGAGCCAAACAGATGCATGGTTTGGTTGCATGAGGAAGGGGCCTTGCAGAAAATCCAAATCTCCTGAACATCGACCAATTGATGAAACTTCAATTATTGAGAGGACATTTGTGGTTGAAAGCCTGAGACAATTTTGGGCAGATAAACATCAGCCTGGTTCATTGAATGAATTTACTTGCCACAAACAAGAAGCTCAACTTCTCAAGAAACTTGTAAGTTATTTCAGAACGGAAAATTCTTTCCTCCTGTAATATTTTGTTTCATCATGATGTTCATGGATTATTCACATTGCTCTGCAAATTGCATCTAGTTTCATATATGCAAGTTATTCTGTTATATATTCTATGGTATGCATCTTTGTTGCTACGTTTTATAAGCAGCATGTTTACATTAATAACTTCTACTCTGTCGAATTCTTAGGTATCCCATGACGTCTGTCCCCATATTTTGTTCAAGGGGCCCTCTGGTTCTGGGAAGAGAGCACTAACAGTGGCTCTTCTACATGAAATATATGGTGATGCTTGTTGGAATGTATGTTCTGGTCATCAACTGCAGCAacattttgagttattttttcttgaatattATTTCTAGATGCCTAAACTGAACTTATCAAACTCTAATGCAGCTATCACATGATTTAAGATATTTCCAGATTCAGGTACGCTCtagtttaataatatttaaaatttaattcctGTGGCAACTGGTTTAGAAATATTTctgaatatttttgtaatatttacGCAAATCCATCTTTCTAATCCACTGTTGTGACTTATTATTGTTACCAATATAATTAGAAAAGTTACAAGGACCATTCATTGATATTTGAAGACACTTGTACTGAACTCAACTAATCCCACAAAATATTTGGATAACTCATGTTTTCAAAGGCTAGAAACTCATCACAGTTTAGATTCTCATAGGGtttgtaaaattcaaaaccagATAGAATATGCACCAATTGATTAACATTCAACCAAACTTTTTCATCTTTAAGGGATTTTTAAAATCTTCTATTATGTTATGGATCTTTATAGTACTAAGATAACTTTGCTTTACAGGGTAACCAGAAGGTATTTAAAAAGCTACTTTTAAATAAAAGAGTGCATGATCATGCCTAGAATCATAAATGAaggtttttttaaattcaagacGCTACAATTTGTTGAATTCCATTATGAATTAGCAGTTTTAGAGATTAACTCCCAAATCCAGTGCCACAGCTCATTTTACATACCAACAGGAAAGAAGGCCCATGCAAGTAGTAGTTCCATTAACGTCCAGCCCTCACCATGTGGAACTCAATGTAAACTTGGAAGCAAATGCTAAATATGCCCTAATGGGTTTGGTCAAGGAAATAAGCAGTGAATTTGCAGTTATTCCTGAAGTCAGCAATGTTAATTTCAAAGCAAAATATAAAGGTCAGTTTTTTATGTGTGCAGAATTTCTCTGGATGATTTAACCCAATCTTTAAAAGCTAAGAAGGTTCCTTCTTATTGCTTTCAGTGATAGTCCTCTATGAGGTTGACAAAGCAACAGAGAACATTCAGCACTTGATAAAATGGATTATGGACTGTTATGGAGATCCTTGCAAGCTCATACTCTGCTGTGAAGATGATGCAGAAATCCTAGAATCAGTGAAAGACCGCTGCAATGTTATTAAGGTTGATGCTCCTGTTACTCATGAAGTAAGCTTCAGATTCATTATGGATTCAAACAGTTCAGTTACAGTTACAAAATACAACCATAATTCCACCTTCTAAGCTTCTCACTTCCCCCCTAATCTCTCATTCCAAACTCCATCTTCCCAGATCATGGAGGTTCTTATTCAGATAGCAAGGAAGGAGGACATTGATCTTCCCATGAGCTTTGCTGCTAAGATTGCTACAAAATTGAAACAGAACCTGAGAAAAGCAATCATGGCTCTTGAAGCATGCAAAGCACACAAGTTAGTTCTAGAAGAAcaaaatgtgtttaaatttttaacaaagtaaTTATACTAACAAGGACACTGTGCATGTGCAGCTACCCTTTTGTTGATGACCAACCAGTTCTACTTGGATGGGAAGAGGTCCTAGTGGAACTTGCTGCAGAAATCCTAGCTGATCCATCACCCTCAAggtagggtttttctttttaagggaCTGGGAGAATCTCTGTTAAGGCAgacactaaaataataataataataataacagaaCTTGAAGAAAGTTAAGAatctatgatttattgtaataCCTGATAACAAATAGGCTTGAGAGTTCATACATTAAATGACTCCATTCCTTTGTTTGAGATAATTTTGATGCATTTCACTTACTTATCCTGCAAGACGCTCTCTGTCTCTTGCACTGGAAATGAGAGATTATACTCTAGAGGTTACTTAAATTTATCATCTGAATATAAAACTGGAAAAAGATGGTCCAACACTTGAATCATAGGTGTAGATCAAAATGGAACTTACAAATCCTGCCACAATTACAATACTTTGATTGTTTGTGAAGAAATTTCAATATAACATCTCACATTTATGGTCTTGTCAGATTATATTTTGTACGGGGAAAGTTGCAAAAGCttcttttggattttctacACCCAAAACTGATCCTCGAGGTGATACTctaattatttcaaaataaatattctcAATATTTACTGAAATACAATTTTGTGATAATGTTGTGCTTCCAACATGCAGAAGCTCGTAGAACAGTTCCCCAAGCGAGTTGAGGCCAGTTCTAAACGGGAAATTTATTATTGGCTTGCCTATTATGTGAGTaccatcttcttcatctttttctattctttttcttcttctttttttaggttGGAAAAGTGATAGTAACTTAGAAGAAAATTCTTATCAGTGGCTGCTTATTTGTTAGTTATATACTGCTTTAGACATATTGTCTTGTTGACAAGGCTATAGTAACTTGGTTATTGTCAACAGAATAAGAGACTCCCAACGGAACAAGTGCTTTACTGAAATTAGAAggtaacatataaaaaaaaaacactaaatatTTGATGATTTATAATGATACATGCACATCAATCACACAATTCCCAAATGCATTTCACCTCATATGTAGGTTAAACAGCTACATGAAAGTTATAACCTGAGTACTCACCATTACACAGGCAGTTCACTGGTTATTTATGTATCTTTTGTGCAGAATTTGTAGCCAAGTTCATGAGTATATACAGGAAGTGTTTAAGTAATCGTCATTATGTATAGTTAACACAGGATTGGTTGATAGTTGATATATGCTACAACCCATGTCCTTGATACAATACAACGCTGCTGCAGCTGCTACTTGATACTGAAAAGCCAAAATGATATAATTAGACACACTCTCTCTCATTCCAAAACATCAAATTCCTTGTCAAGGTAGCACTTAGGTTTGGTTGAGAAAGATTAAAGAACAGTGATTGTATCATATTTATTGCCTTTGTTTTTCCCCCTGTTCCCCTCAAGTTTTTGTTTCAGCCAATAAATCATCCACAAACGGATATCTATGATGGTTTCATACAACACCATTCATATGATGGTTTCATATTACTGTCAATTCTAGGAGAAAACAATAATCAAACAACTGGTTGGCCTTCAGTGTCGCCCATCTGCCTTTTTCAGTAAAGATTAAACAAACAGGGATGGTGCTCACCTAAAGTAGGACACTCCTGTAGCTTAGTAGAGATTCCATCACACTGTTCCTCAACCGTCAACAAGGAAGGCAGCTTCTTGGGTGGCTTGAAATCCTCAAAGCACCAATTGTTGCAATAAGTTCATATGTCAGCTGAATTCAAATGGTTGCAAATTGCAATAGAACAAATGTCTTGTAAGACAATATTTTTCAAGCATACAAGGGAAAGAACCACATGGACAAATTGGTCATCTAATAGTAAGTTACCAACATAAAGTAAAATTCCAATCTTGGCTTATGGAAACAATGAAATTAATCATGTGTCATGTGCATTGTACCTGCTACCATTTCAGACAGTTTCAAGCCATACTTTCACCTGTGTCAAGAAAATATCTCGCATAATACTGCCCATTGGATATACAAATGGGTCACTGCTAGTGCTCTAAAATCTACTTAATTCAGCCTTTGTTTAATTGAGCTTATTTTTACCTCAAAAGAaaatgtacaactttttaaagtATTACGTTATTCAGAGTACATCTGTTCTTTAACaggtacccaaaaaaaaaaaaaaaaaagagggaagaagcTAATATAAATAAGCATATCCAAATGCACACAGCAATTAAagggagaaaaatataaatcaatatatatataaaagcagagacctcattaTGTGAGGGTCTAAGTTTTTGTCAAGTGGCACCTCCAATGAAATTTCTCTACAATCATCCAACTCTCCCATTAATTGACTAAGTTTAATCCAcaactctctcttcttcatgtcttttagtataccaaatgtttcagttttttttattttttttatttatttataataaaaagggATACCAAAATAACTAATGAGATCGAGATAGATAATCTTCTAGCAATTATGTTGCCTAAATTACACAAAtccatatcttttatttactataatcattattatttattttattctataggaatccttattattttatggtgatgAATTTACATACAAACATTTCACAAACAAAGTCTCCCTATTctgttagtctttttttttttttttttgggtatggcAAGTTTTTAcgttagttatataaaaagtttatgCCTTTATGATTGTGTAGATGCATTAATCACAACTTGCCTCCAAAATGacgttttggtttttgcctttttgttttcacATTATGTATATTATCAAAACTCTGCTATAATGATTAATGTAAGATTTTCTAAACCTTTGACTCCCCAACCTCTCTTATGCTTTGCCTTCCCCTCTCAACTTTGACCATATGCCtctattctctttctttctctcttacaaaaaaaaactttctttctcttcaaaaaaaaaaaaaaaacctttaatagtTAAACTTCCTAAACTACTGCTactctcaaattttgttttcatactcataatttttttaaacaccaGGCCAATGGAAGAAACCTGTTGCTCTTGTGATCTTTTGTTGTAGCCAATGGCTATCCACCACACATTAAATGGCCTTGACATGTATGAGTTCAAGCtattttttgttactttcaaaaattcatttcatCACTTACAATCGGTAGGGTTAAGATCGTGAGATTTTgtgttttgctattttcttttataggttgtgTTATTGTGTATATCAATTTCCAAAAGATGCTTGAAGTCTAAAACTGAGAAGTcgataattgtttatttagtgTAAAAGTCTCATTGTCATTGTCCTTTCAAGATTGTTTAATCTTAGCATATGACTTGAGTAGGCtggtcttttcaaaataaacaaaagctaaacatgttGTAAATCATAAATTGGATTATAGGGATCAAGCAGTTATCATCTAGggtggagggttttttttttttttttacacaataaaaattctactcttgctaaatctaaatgtatatgtgtgtgaagctctctcttgAAAACTTCAACATCGGCCCTTACCCCCTGTACCCCAtacctcacaagcacttatacttgtggagtgaccatcatacCAAAGGTGTGCGGTGGTAGGGTGGAGGGGATTTAGTCAATGGCAATTGAATTTGCAGAGGAAAAACAACACGACTATTCAATCCGCATTAGACTTCAAAGCTTCTTTCTCGAGTAAGTTTCTTGATATTTCAGTAAAGAAATACAAATTGACTTTTTTCCTacaataaattgagttttgggttaatggttttttttttttttttgagtttttgtttaatgatgattgtataattgtatatattgtgtgtgctttcttttctatgaatttcaataatgtATTAATTGAGGATTTTAGCATTTGGTTCATTAaggtttttaaaaacaaaattctagatttcatctttatttcattattttgtttagtttttgttactttttgtaatgaactcattactaCCAAAGTTCTATGACaattatggtataatatatgtacaacattctccaaacttatcttacataaaacattataatattatccgtgcatcgcacgggcaacttactagtATAAATAAAAGGTCACTAGAGCCTTCAAAACATCAGATTTTCCCCATTGCACACAATAAACTCAATTCCCACATGTCAAAAACTCCAACATAAAGATATAGGAGAAAGAACCTGAAAGAAAGGGTTCCAAAACTGTCATCCCATATAACATTGTATAAATATAAAAGCACTCCAAATTTCAGTAATCACGTGCAACTACTCATAAAATTGGGTTATGTAGTTGAAAAACAGAAACTAACTTCAATGCAAACCTTTGAGTTACACCATTCAGTTAACCTGAGCATGCACTGAGTATCTAAAATAACATTGCTCTAATTCTTAAATTATTTCTTCACGGGATAAATGAGACAATTTCTAATTGACCTTAGTACATTGTAACATAGAAAAAGGCCATGGCCATGATATCAaatcaaaaatgaaatataataaattcataattcAATAAGCAAGCACAATTAGATAAAACTCTATCCCAACAATGGTTTTTATTTAACTACAGAAGAACTGACATCAAATGTGAACCTTCCAAAGCTGTTTTAAAATCCAAGTATACATGGAGATATAATGTACATATTCCCtatgaattttgaaatatcTACAAGCATGTTCAAAGtccaaatttttcatttttcctagAACTATATACAAATCTTCAgcatctctttcttcttttacttgTGGCAGCGCATTTATAGCTTTTAGTCTCTTCTTGAATCACTACTTCCAGCTGACTTCTTACCAGTATACGTCtgtcaaaataaaaggaaacatattatatatgtataaacaTAATAACAGATGAAGGGCTAAAAAGGACCACCCACCAAAAATATGcaactttataatttttttttaaattagtaacCAATATAACTGACCTGCTTTCCAACAGTAAATGGGACATATTTGTACTTGATCATGTGTAAGATCTGTCGCTTCATCGTGAGGACAAATAGTACACCCCAGTAGCAGAGCAATATTGGCCAGAAAACAGGTACATCCAACATAGAAAAGAAAGTCAAGACAAATGCAACAATAAAAGCCTTTGTGATGGAATACCTGAGATTATCAACCAGGAAAGTTAAACCAACCcaaccatatttaaaataataataataaaaatataaaaatgtaaagcAAGGaaatttttcaatcttttttgcTAATTTGATAGTTGACGGTTCCATTAGAAACAACAGGAAGTGTTAATTaaactacaaggctcttggccaACGTATCAAAAGGAAATAATCTAAGAACTTCCACCTATAAAAACTTTATAGATATAAAACAATGATGCATGTAAgatgcaaaataaaataatgaaattaaaagcaCAGAAATTTTTCAATCACCATATTTTCTATCATGCAACACAGATCTGAGtaatgaaatttaaataaattaaaagaaaaagatatatatatatatatatggttaacTGTAGCTATCCACCCCAAAGTATTGGATCGCTTGCAATGTCCACCCTggattataaaatttctcaATCAGCTCCTTAGTTCAAGATTAGTTTGCAATATCCACACCAGaatctaaaattaatattaaaattaacaaattagtGGGTTGATTGGGTGGTGGGATATACTACTATGTCAAAATTAGCAAATTAGTTCACTCTAATTTGGAATATCCATCCCTTTAACCcactaataatattaattttaacattGATTATGGATGGTGGGGTGGAAGTTGCAAAGTATTAAGTAGTTTAAGATGGACATTGCAAACAACCCCATAGTTCCAATCAaccctaaaaactaaaaatgggCAACATATCAAAAGGCACTAGAATCAGTCAGTGGATTGACAAATCAACTATTTAAGCCACAGAACAAGAAACTTCTAATCTAAAGATTGAAAAAGCAATTTAACAGGAAAATAGCAAAAAGAACTACCCAGGGTATTCTAACCGTCTAGTACATAATAGGAAGGTACATATTGATGATATTACAAAAGAGAATGCAAAATATGAAGCAGTGAACATAAACAAATCACAGGGAAACTACAAGGTAGTACAAGCCAAACAGAACttcttttttataggtaaatCTTCATTccaaaaaagatgaaaaggtaCATTAAAAAACCAAAGATCGCAGGCAGTGTCCTAAGCCAAACAAAATTTCTATACATGTTGTGTTCAAAAAATCTACCAAGCACCAAAAGAATGAGCCTGTTACCATTTAATTGATGTTCATTAAAATTGGTCACTGTATTGTATAACGGTAAAATATATAGGCCATTTCAAAAGAAACTCAAAATGTGCCTCCATCAGGATAGCCCAAGCATGGTAAACCCTGAGGCTTAGAGACTCattcatttggaaaaaaatccaACCAGGCCTGCCCACCATAGTTTAATCTCTGCCAAACTGCAGTTTTGTTGGAGAAATAGCGATCCTTTTGTAGTGGAACATTGATTAGCCAGCTAACTTAATAGATTCAATTATTCAAGTCCTCAAGAATCTCATATTGTAAAATACAGTATAGTTCACAAATTGAGAAAATAAGCAAAGCATATTCTAAACGGAGACTTGGCAATAACAATGTTactaaaagaaatgaaaaggctAGTAATTTACTTGAATCATTTAGCTTTTAAAATGAAAAGGCTACCATGTAAACAGTTATACTATTAAAATTAGAATTGAAGTTTAAAATGACACAAAAGCTACCATgtaagcttgtcatgaatgttATAACATTCGATTCAACCATTCTATACACTTCTCCATCTAACATAAAATGGAACATGGAAAGATAAGGAATAGAACAAAGTAGTAAAATATTCTGCTTTACAGAATACACAAGATTATCCCTCCAATATGAGTTGCAATGGCAACAACAACCAAACCAATAATTCAAACAATATTTAAGCTCAAGTAGGCCCTTAAAATGCTTCTCCCGATAAATTTCCTCAAAGCAGGGGTGATTAATGACTATCCAGCCTTAAACTCATTAAACAGGAGATAGTGcagttaccaaaaaaaaaaaccctcattaaaaaaataaaaaaataaaaagaaactacACCACAGGAAAATctagtttctaaaaatatacatatgCACTCCAGAAATGAATTTGCATAACAAAGAAGACtgataaaaatgagaaatgCTAAATTACCAGAATCTAAATTCGGGGAGGCGGCGAATGAAAGGCTTAAATTCATCAGAACCTTTCATTGGCAAAGAAGCCCCATCCAAGACTTCAAGCTCTGGATCTTCCTTTGGCG
It encodes:
- the LOC142623268 gene encoding protein RER1B-like, with amino-acid sequence MEGQGTDSGSVAPLANWRNDFSKMFQYYLDRSTPHPLQRWLGTLAVAMVYVLRVYSVQGFYVISYGLGIYVLNLLIGFLSPKEDPELEVLDGASLPMKGSDEFKPFIRRLPEFRFWYSITKAFIVAFVLTFFSMLDVPVFWPILLCYWGVLFVLTMKRQILHMIKYKYVPFTVGKQTYTGKKSAGSSDSRRD